The Streptomyces nigra genome includes the window CGCGCTGTTCGCGCAGCCTGCCGCCGGGCCGGGTCAGGTCCTGGATCGACTGCCGGCCGCCGAGCGCGGCCTGGATGGCGTACTGGGCGGGGGCGTTGGCGCACAGCCGCATGGAGGCCAGCATGGTCAGGCCCTCCAGATAGTCCTTCGCGTGCTGCTTCGGCCCGGTGACCACCAGCCAGCCGGAGCGGAAGCCCGCCACCCGGTAGGTCTTCGACAGCCCGCAGAAGGTGAGGACGACGAGGTCGGGGGCGAGCGCGGCGGCCGAGTGGTGGACGGCGTCGTCGTAGAGGATCTGGTCGTAGATCTCGTCGGCGAACACCATCAGGCCGTGCCTGCGGGCCAGATCGAGGATGCCCTCGACGACCTCCTTCGGATACACCGCGCCCGTGGGGTTGTTGGGGTTGATGATGACGACGGCCTTGGTGCGGTCGGTGATCTTCGCGGCCATGTCGTCGAGGTCCGGGTACCAGTCGGCCTGCTCGTCGCACAGGTAGTGCACGGCCTTGCCGCCCGCGAGGTTGGTGACCGCGGTCCACAGGGGGAAGTCCGGGGCGGGGATGAGGACTTCGTCGCCGTCCTCCAGCAGGGCCTGTACGGCCATGGAGACCAGCTCGGAGACGCCGTTGCCGAGGAAGACGTCGTCGACGTCGACCTCCAGTCCGAGCGTCTGGTAGCGCTGGGCCACCGCGCGGCGGGCGGAGAGGACGCCGCGTGAGTCGGTGTAGCCGTGCGCCCGGGGGAGCATCCGGATCATGTCCTGGAGGATCTCCTCGGGCGCCTCGAACCCGAAGAGGGCGGGGTTGCCGGTGTTGAGGCGCAGCACGCTGTGGCCCGCCTCCTCCAGCGCGTTCGCCTGCTCGATCACCGGGCCGCGGATCTCGTAGCAGACCTCGCTCAGCTTGCTCGACTGCCGGAACTCCATGCGCGCTCGCCCCTCCGGATTCGTGTGTTGCTTGGTTTTACCAAGTGGGAGCTTGGAAAGTCCAACAACATGTCTAGACTGCGTCGCATGTCACCTCGCCGAAGCTACGACCAGTACTGTTCCGCCGCCCGCGCGCTCGACGCCGTCGGCGACCGCTGGACCCTGCTGATCGTCCGGGAGCTGCTGGCCGGTCCGCGGCGCTACACCGATCTGCACGCCGACCTGCCGGGCGTCAGCACGGACGTACTGGCCTCCCGGCTGAAGGACATGGAGCGCGACGGCCTGAGCACACGCCGCCGGCTTCCCCCGCCCGGCGCGGCCTACGTCTACGAACTCACCGACCGCGGGCGCCGGTTGCTGCCCGTGCTGCTGGCGCTGGGGGAGTGGGGCCGGTCCGAACTGGGCGAGCGCCGGCCCACCGACGCCGTCCGCGCGCACTGGTTCGCCCTGCCGCTGCTGTCGTCGCTGGAGGGCGAGGGACTGCTCGAAGTGCACCTGGAGGAGGGCGACTTCCATCTGTACGCCGGCGCCGAGGACGGGCCCGTGT containing:
- a CDS encoding pyridoxal phosphate-dependent aminotransferase, which gives rise to MEFRQSSKLSEVCYEIRGPVIEQANALEEAGHSVLRLNTGNPALFGFEAPEEILQDMIRMLPRAHGYTDSRGVLSARRAVAQRYQTLGLEVDVDDVFLGNGVSELVSMAVQALLEDGDEVLIPAPDFPLWTAVTNLAGGKAVHYLCDEQADWYPDLDDMAAKITDRTKAVVIINPNNPTGAVYPKEVVEGILDLARRHGLMVFADEIYDQILYDDAVHHSAAALAPDLVVLTFCGLSKTYRVAGFRSGWLVVTGPKQHAKDYLEGLTMLASMRLCANAPAQYAIQAALGGRQSIQDLTRPGGRLREQRDVAWEKLNEIPGVSCVKPKGALYAFPRLDPKVHRIHDDEKFVLDLLLREKIQVVQGTGFNWPSPDHFRILTLPYADDLEAAIGRIGRFLSGYRQ
- a CDS encoding winged helix-turn-helix transcriptional regulator — protein: MSPRRSYDQYCSAARALDAVGDRWTLLIVRELLAGPRRYTDLHADLPGVSTDVLASRLKDMERDGLSTRRRLPPPGAAYVYELTDRGRRLLPVLLALGEWGRSELGERRPTDAVRAHWFALPLLSSLEGEGLLEVHLEEGDFHLYAGAEDGPVYGEGPAPREPDARLVLDSATCEALARGEMSLADAVRDGRATVTGEGTLAKALLEG